The nucleotide window AAACTGTTTCTGTGCTGGTCCCAAGGGTCCTCTGGGATGTCACTGGGATATtggggtgcaggcagggtgagGGTGGTGAGCCCAGCATTAGTGTTGGTCTCTGGGGCTGGCTCCCAGTGGGACCCTGGTGGCTCCTGCCCACACCCCCACATCCAGCGGCCTCatgtgctgctggctctgcccccTGGGGCTCTGGCTGTGTGAGCTCTGGGGTCCCCCCCGGGTGTCCCCTCTGCCTGTGTTGGATGAAGCAGTCAGGGCTGGCGTCAGCAGTGACCCCGCGCTGGcccagagccctcccagctcctggaacaACCAAGGCTGGGTCGTGCTGagcctgcagctgggaaaacaaaCGTGGAGGAGCCCCCACATGTTCCTCAGCTGTATTTTTAGttgctgctggggctgaggctgTCAGAGATGTGCAGGTGACAGTGGACAGCGTCAGGCTGTGACACCACACGCGGTGCAGTGGGCAGGAGCCGCAGCTCCCCACACCTTGGTGACAGGGCTTCTCCGAGCTCTGGTGAAGTCCCTGTTGGTGTAGGGACAACCACAGCTGCCACAGGTCCTGACCACAGCCCAGTTCTACTGGTGACAATGAATTTGTCCTGGCTGGAAATGGGTAAGGGAGGTTTTATTTTGGGCTGATGACTTCTCTTTCCAAGTTCCCTCCAAatccagccaggctgctctcaCTTTTCTTGCCGAGTCCCCGGTTTTTCCCTGGTGTTTCCCCGACCCACATACAGCTGCCAGTGGAAGGCtgatgagcagcagcagtgaagctTTTGGCACTGGCACAAGCTGCCCGGGGAATTCCCGAGCTGGTTATGTCACCAGGGAACACAAATGTGTCCGGATTTCCTTGCAGATGGCATATGTGCCTGGGTTGCTAACAGCACAAGGAGCAGAACTGCCCCAGCCCGGTCCCTGTAGTCCCTGGGTAACCCCAGCACGTGGCTGCAGGATATTTTGAGCCATGGCATCATGAGAGAGATGTGGAaagagctggggcaggatggggaaCTGGCCACACGTGCTGAGGAGCGTGTGGGGCCAGAGGGACTCCTGACCTGGGGAGCACGGGGTGGCCTATGGACAGTGGAGAGAGGGGTCTTGACCTGCAGTCCTGGGcaaaggacagcagcagcagcgcaggATTCCTGCAAGTCCCTGCCCTCCTGGGCTCCTGGTTCCCATCTGAGCATTCCcattccttctccagcagcctgggggaACCAGCCTTTCCCCAGTGGAGCAGACCCCACACTCCCagaacaggcagagcagctcGGCGGGAGAAGCCTTTACCTGTCCAAAGGACTGGGTCAGGCAGGGCAGGATTTCATGTTCCATCCCCTCTAGCACCACTTGCAGGAAGCACTACTGGGACCGGCACATATGTTGAGCTTTAGATGTGGCTTTGGCTGTTCCTTGCCAAACACGGCAGTGTTTGGTCAGGGTTCGGCTCTTTGAAGCCTTTCTTTCAGTTCAAACTTTGCTCAAACCCAGGGGGAAGACTTCCTGGTTTTAGTTCCTCTCTGTGCTATTCCTTATCAAATTTCATTTCTCCTCATGGAAGAGTTCTGGTTCCTCAATGCTCCTCCTGAACACCTGGAATGTTGCTTTGAAGCAGCCCTTCAGTGGGATGGGCTGTCACCATGGCAGGTTTGGGAGCTCCTGCTCCAAACGGAGCCAGACCCAGATAAGAGCTGATGATGGGTGACAGGCAGGGTCACAATGCCAAAGAGGCTGTGAGTGGGGATCTGGccttttgcctttctcttctgGTCTTGGATGCTTCTTTCTGGGCAAAAGGAGCTCTGCCCGTGGGCTCCTGGCTCCCAGGGATGGATTGGGCTGGCACTGATGGAGACTCACAGCCCGTGGGTGGTGATGGTGGGCGCCtgtgggacacagccctgccctgggtgctTTGTCCCTCTCTGCAGGTGCCGTCCTTGCCATGTCCCTGTTTCCCAGGTCTCAGAGCTGACAGTGACTGCGGTGCCACTTTCCAAAGCCGTAGCCGCTCATACAAGCCCGGTGGGCGTTTGCTGGGTGTCTGCCAGGCAGCCTGCAAGTGACCCTGCTGAAAACTCGTGGGAAGAAAGGCAGAGGGGAACAGAGTGCCTTGGTCTCTCCATCCTCGATCTCCACGTGCCGAGTTCCTCCAGCACGGGCACCCAGGACTCCGTGGCCTCATCCCTTGGGGTCTCCTGAAGCTGCAGCACCGAGGGATTGCTGTGGTTGAGCAATAGCTGCATTTCACAACATCCTTGATTGGCTCAGGGATGTTGCCTCTGGCAGCCAGGACTTCCCTGGATACAGCATGAGATCTGCCTGCATCAGCAGCCTTGGCTTTCCTGTGCCTGGACCCCAACAGGAAATGAAAGTaactgaaacatttcttcttccctcaCTTTTGTCCTGCAAGAAGAGAtcagccagcccagctctcctggttgggggggcacaggggtgcTCCTCTTTCACCCCTacctgcctgcagcctggctcctgccccTGTCTCCAGCCATCGTGACAAGAGCTGTGACATGTCAGGCCTCAGAAGTGTTGTCTTTGGGGCTTGATGCTGGGGTGATGGATGTCTCCTCCTGTGcatggctgctctgtgcaggagcCCCATGACAGGGCCTGGAGGTGCAGGGCACCCCACTGATGGAGTTGCCCTGGtgcagctgcccagcccaggcaggtgctgctttgccagccctgctgggtgtGGGAGTCCCCGGGGTCTGCTCACACGAGGTGAGAAGCTGTGCCCTGCCTTCTTTAGCCCTTGCTGTGCCCCAAGGCTGCTCTGGTGCCCCAAGGCTGCTCTGGTGCCTTTGGCAGGTCCGTGGTGTGACAGCAACAGCTCACAGAGTAGCCAGGAGATgcacaggacagggagagggatggggagcagcagggctgggacactgCTCCAGGGCAGCCCGGGCTGTTCCCAGCTTTTGCTGGGTGCAGGCTGCAGGAATGTGGCTCTGTCAGGctcagctggcagtgcccaacccagctctgctccactgagcatccactgctgctgcaggcagggaccGCTGGCACTGACAGAGGGCTGGAAATTGGGCTGTTGCCTCCCAGTTTCCACTGCCCCTTCCCCGCCTTCAGTGAGAGGCACCAGgtgtgcctctgtgctgggccGTGCCATGGTGCCAGCGGCACAGAGGAGCAGGGCGGTGGCCAAGCAGGAAGTCCTGGGGACGCCCCCCGTGGGTCCGCACACCACCCTCGCTTGTGGTTCCTGGTTTGGCAGGGATATAAAGGTGGTGTGGGgtgtgggcagggagagcccagCGCAGCACAGCATTGCGGGAAGCCAGGATGGGAGTGCAGAGCCTGGTGGTGGCTTGTGGGGCAGTGGCCTTGTGCCTGGCACTCACCACAGCCACCAACCCCGGCTTCGTGGTGAGGATCACCCAGGCAGGCTTGGACTACGGTGGGTTCTGCTTCTGATTTCTCTCCTCACAGATGTGCTGGTGGCGGAGGTGTGGAGCCAGGTACCCTGTGAGAAGTGCAGGGTCTtggggcaggatggggacaTCCTCGGACAGAGGTGCCAAATGCACCATCGCCCAGGGCTTCCCCTGTTGCATCTGTCTGCCCTCCACCCCACAACCTGATGGAGCCCCTGCAGAGGGGAACCAGCCCTGTGGGgtctcagggagctgcaggcaggcagtgttgtgggctggcacagcaggagggtCCTGCTGCAGTGGTGGCAGTGATGatctccctgtgtccctgcagccaaTCAGCAGGGGATCGCGATCCTGCAGAAGGAGTTGGCCCAGCTGAAGCTGCCAGACATCTCAGATAAGTCGGGGAAGGTGCGCTATCAGCTCTCCAGGTGAGCCCTGCCAGGTCTTGGAGCCACCCACTGCCCCCCCAACCCAGGAAAGGGGCAGGTGGGGTAGGGATGGAGCCCCCAGAGCCGTGAGGACCATCTTGTCCCCTCCACAGCCCCCTGAGATGTTGGCTTTGTCCTTGGTTCAGACAGATATGTTCCCATTTCACTCCTTGCccagtgggaaaaggggatcTGGGGGGATGGCACTCCAGGTATGGGTGGATTTTGTACAGTCAAAGCCTGGGTGGTGGAGATGGCCTTGCCTGTGGGACCAGGGCACCCATTCCCATGTGAGCAGGAGCCCAGCCTCTGTGGAAAtaccagctccctgctgccctggatgccgctctgctcctgctgtgtggGGTTTGGAGCTGCCGTGGGTGGCTGCAAGGGCCACATTCACaaaggtgctgctctgctctgcgtgtccctgccaggcacagttttgcagcagcagaactaCAGCTGGGGATGCTGCCCGTGCAGTGACTCCACCCCaggcctccctccctccctctctctccctccctccctccctctccctccctccccagccttgTGCTTGGGAGTGAGGAACCACTGTAACATGACTTTTCATTCATGTATTTTTAGACTGCGCCTTCGTGATTTCCGCTTGCCGTACTCACGGATTACCCCCATCTCCAACGTGGGCCTGCAGGTCTCCATCTCCAACGCCTTTGCGGAGCTGGATGGGGACTGGCGGGTGAAGCTTCGCTTTGTGTACGTGCCCAgctcttcctctccccattCAGGCACTCACTCCATGTCTCCCTCTCTGGATCTGGACAGgtttcttctcctctccctctcccttgtGTTTTGGGCAGCTGTCACTTTGCTCCCCCAGATGTGATATATAAAACAGGGTGGGAGGCAGGAACGAGGCACATGATGGGGGAGCTGCACGGAACCTCAGGTCTCTCTTCCACCACCTCTACTTACTCTCAGTCCCCTCTATTTAAAGGTTACCACTCCTAGTTTATGTGCCAGTGAAATTTGTTTCCCctgagtttaaaaactttcccAGTCTCCTCTGGATGCACCATACAAGGGGGAGACTGATCTAGATAGATTCATCCTGAAGCAGACTTGAGGTCCCTTCACCAGGCCTTGGCATTGAGAAACATCCCTTTCTcatccccctctccctgcagccgTGCCCACGGATCTTTTAACCTGAAGGTGGAAAATGTCTACATCAAAATCAGCCTGAGGCTGGGCAGCGATGCCGCTGGGAAGCCCACCGTGAGCACCTCGGAGTGCAGTGCCCGCATCTCTAAAGTCCGGGTCCGCTTTTCGGGCAGGCTGGGGTATGTAACTTCACTGGAAGGTCTGGAAGCACTGTGTGTTAGCCCACCTGCCATGGGAATGTGGCTCTGCCATTGGAATGTGGCCCCGGTGTGAGGAGTAAGTTGTTAGCAAATCTGAGGTTGCCTCGTCTTAAATCTGGCCTGAGtttctcctgctgtggctgCGCATTTCAGGGGGTGGGTGTGGTTAGGGCAGACACCAGACTTCTGTGGTTTACCAGTGAGTCTGTTCGCAAATGTAAACCCTGGGGCAAAGCCAGATGCCAAATTGGTGTGGGAATGATGTTCCCAGGGTCTTGCATCTCTAGGGTCTCCCTTTCCTGGGCACACACTTCAGCAGTGTGGATCTGAGCTATTCAGGGCttctctctgtgtttctctgcaggTGGCTTTACAACCTCTTCCACAGGGCTATTGAGTCCAGGCTGCGGAAGACTTTGGAGAGCAAGGTATGTGAACAATGGAGGGCAGGGCTCCAGGGTTTTCTGGTGGTCTTTAGCCCTCACTTGTAGGTGAAGTGCTGGAAGGATCAGATGTAGGGATGTAACTATAGCCACAGCACACGCCTGTGGGGTGGGTTAATCCTTTCTGTTGGTCTTCTTCAGCCAAGTCCTGGCTGCTCAGCCCAGTTCATTCCTGCATGGGCCACATGAGATTCCTTCCAAGGGCCTCCCCAGAGCTCAACTGTGCCGAGGGGAAATTGCTGCAAGCAGATGCTTGTAGGTATAAACCCTGCCCTGCTTGGTTCTTAGACACTTCATGTGCTGCCTGATGAATGGAGACAATCATCACAGTGTGTGCTCTTTTATTTAAGCAGGTTTATTCACAGAGCAGGGAGCGTGGCTGAGGCTCCGAGCGGGGGCTGTGACCTGGCTGCCCCCGCTCAGCTCTGTGGCCTTTCTGTCTCACAGATCTGTGACATTGTGGACAAGTCTGTACGAAACGAGCTCCAGAAGTTTGTCCAGACCTTGCCAGGTACTGAGGGGCTGCATGTGGGTTTAGGAGCAGttctttccagcttttcccagccaCAAGGACAGTGTTTTACCTTGTGTCCACTCCCCATCTGCTGGTACTCTGGCACCcaagctgggagctggggagcacCTTCTCAGCAGAGACAAATCACTGTGTGCCCTGTCTGGCTGCGGAGATCCCTCCAGGATCTGTGCCCCAGGACTGGCAGGGGCTTGGGCTGCTTTAGCTGGGGGATCCAGGCCATTCCTCAGGTCCAGGAGCTGGACAGGAGAAACAGCCAGGAGGaaaatgggggttttttgcttcttgCAGAAGCAAGCACACATGCAGGTGGTACTGAGCTGATGCACCAGGAAGTCCAGGCATGGCACTGCCCAGATGCCAGCAGAGGCCATCTGCTCCCAGTTTTCCTGACCATCTCCCTCTCACTCACCTCTTCCCTCTGTTTACAGTCACAGCGAGGATAGATGCCAAGACTGGGATTGATTACTCCTTGGTGGCAGCCCCAAGAGCTACCGCCCAGTTCTTGGATGCAGGACTGAAGGTGAGaggctgccctggggacacTTGATTTGGCCAATGCCATTGCCACAGGCAGGTGGGAACCAAGGCTTTGGTACCCGCTGCAAAAGCTGTTTGCCAGCCTGAGTCAGCAGGTGAAGCCCACCACTGTT belongs to Corvus moneduloides isolate bCorMon1 chromosome 17, bCorMon1.pri, whole genome shotgun sequence and includes:
- the LOC116452435 gene encoding bactericidal permeability-increasing protein-like — its product is MGVQSLVVACGAVALCLALTTATNPGFVVRITQAGLDYANQQGIAILQKELAQLKLPDISDKSGKVRYQLSRLRLRDFRLPYSRITPISNVGLQVSISNAFAELDGDWRVKLRFVRAHGSFNLKVENVYIKISLRLGSDAAGKPTVSTSECSARISKVRVRFSGRLGWLYNLFHRAIESRLRKTLESKICDIVDKSVRNELQKFVQTLPVTARIDAKTGIDYSLVAAPRATAQFLDAGLKGEFYSLAHRSTVPFSPLPLALPSDHDRMVYFGASSYFFNTAGIAYHEAGALVFEITEDMIPKDSRFSLDTSLFSAFIPQLEEMYPNMPVKFRLSTPTAPFLTIGPGGISLNPIVEAQAYAILPNSSLAPLFLLSLTGNVSAVINVRSGRIVGSLDVGRIRLSLKDSAVGTFEVRTIQSLMNILTSSSLLPRLNARLDEGFPLPLLDRIQLSNILVRFYQNFLLLGADVHFQPRG